The Alkalihalophilus pseudofirmus nucleotide sequence CGGCACGCGGAATCCCGACAATCTTCAGCATATCGACTGCTTTTGCTTTCGCTTCTTTTTTAGACAGCTTTTGATGGTTGCGGATCGCCTCCATCAATTGATTGCCGATTGTAAAGAGAGGATTTAATGATGTCATCGGTTCTTGGAAAATCATCGCGATCTCATTGCCGCGAATTTTTTTCATCCGACGTTTTGAAACGGCTGCGAGATTCTCTTCTTTAAACAAAATTTCACCGCCAACAATTTTACCAGGGGGGTTCGGCACAAGATTCATCACAGATAAGGACGTTACACTTTTCCCGCAGCCGGACTCTCCCACAATGCCGACGACTTCCCCTTTATGTATTTTCATGCTCACATCATCTACAGCCGGAATTTCACCATTGTCTGTAAAAAAATGCGTCCGCACATTTTTAAGCTCAAGAACAACTTCAGACATTTAAATGCCTCCTTCACACGTCCGTATAGAAATGTCATTTGACTTTATCGTAGAAAGATATTTATCGATAACATTATGTACACACCAAAAACACATACAAGAATAATAGATTTGTTAATTTTCAGAATTTTGCTGATATATTCTAAAATATATAATATTCTGAACATAATCAAGTACTTTTTTTCTAAATTAGGCTAATTTCGTTCGCTCATTTACGACAAAATACCTATATGATATGTGTTTCACACGCATACAAATAAACTCACTGCCATAATTTATTCATTTAATATGAATACTTTCGTACAAATTTTTCTTTACGCCCTAGCGATTATTCGCTATGATATGATAGATATGGACAAATTATTTAAAGTGAGGTATTGCCATGGCGCAATCGAGAGTGAGACGACGTAAAAGTCGTGTAAAAAGAACATTAAAGATCTTTGTATTTATAGGTCTTTTCTCCTTCTTACTAGCTGGAGCAGCCGTTACCTATTTTGCTTTTCAATTAGCAAATGCAACGACATCATCTGAAGTAGAGCTAGAACGAGGGGAGAAATCAGAGCTTCGAACTGAACCTGTAAATCCAAGTAAAGATAATATATCGATTTTATTTTTAGGATTAGATGACCGTGAAGGAAATTTAGAGGGACGCACAGATGCAATGCTGCTTGCTACCTTCAATAAAGAACTAGGATCCATCAAATTATTAAATATTCCTCGTGATTCACTTGTGGACATACCCGGCCGTAAAAACCGTGATAAAATTAATCACGCACACGCGTACGGCGGACTTGATACAACAATCGATACAGTTGAGCATTTATTTGATATCCCGGTTGATTATTATGTAACATTAAATTTTGTTGCCTTTGTTGAAATTGTTGATGCATTAGGCGGCGTTGAAGTTGAGGTTCCATTCACGTTTACAGAAATGGACAGCAATGATACGCACGGTGCCATTACATTAGAAGAAGGCACACAATTGTTAAACGGTGAAGAAGCT carries:
- a CDS encoding LCP family protein; translated protein: MAQSRVRRRKSRVKRTLKIFVFIGLFSFLLAGAAVTYFAFQLANATTSSEVELERGEKSELRTEPVNPSKDNISILFLGLDDREGNLEGRTDAMLLATFNKELGSIKLLNIPRDSLVDIPGRKNRDKINHAHAYGGLDTTIDTVEHLFDIPVDYYVTLNFVAFVEIVDALGGVEVEVPFTFTEMDSNDTHGAITLEEGTQLLNGEEALAFSRMRKSDPRGDFGRGERQQEVIKAVIRKGASFSSISSYNEVLQSIEDHISTNLSFGNIVALHSYASELNNMDSIHIEGDDRRINGGYYFEPRQDSIDELSATFRVHLGLVEPEERDYDEFDSTEEETE